The DNA sequence CCGGGCAACGACGAGGAGATCCTGCCGTTCGATACGCTCGTCGAGCGTTTCGACATCGCCGATGTCAACTCGTCCTCGGCGTTCTTCGACGTCAAGAAGCTGACCGCCTTCAACGGTGAGTACATCCGCGCGATGTCGCCCGAGGCGTTCGCGGTCGCCGTCGGCCCGTGGCTGCGCGCGCCGCACGCGCCGTGGAGCGAAGAGCAGTTCGACGCCGCCGCGTTCGCCGCGGTCGCGCCGCTCGCGCAGACGCGCGTGGCCACGCTGAGCGAGATCACGGCCAACGTCGACTTCCTGTTCCTTGACACCCCGGTCGATGACGCGCAGTCGTGGGCGAAGGCCATGAAGGACCCGGCGCGTGCGCTGCTGCCCGATGCCCGTGCGGCGCTGGCCGCGCTCGAGCCGTGGGCGGCCGAGCCGCTCAAGGAGGCGGTGACGGCCGTCGGTGAGCGGCACGGGCTCAAGCTCGGTAAGGCGCAGGCGCCGGTGCGCGTCGCGGTGACGGGCCGCACGATCGGCCTCCCGCTGTTCGAGTCGCTCCAGGTGCTGGGCCGTGAGCGGACGCTCGCGCGGATCGACGCGGCGATCGCGCGCCTCGACCGCGAGGCGCCCGCCGGTGCCTGAGCCGGTCGCGGCAGGTCCGGCGGTCACGACCGGTCCGGCGACCGATCCGGCGGTCGAGCCTGTCGAGGCCATTGTCGACGCCGTCCTGTTCGACATCGACGACACCCTCGTCGACACGCGGGGCGCGTTCGCCGAGGCGGTCGCCGCCGTGCGCCGCGCGTTCCTGCCGCACGTGCCCGCCACACGCGAGCCGGAACTGCTGGCCATGTGGCGCGACGACCTCGGCGGGCACTACCGCGCGTACACGCGCGGCGAGCTGGGCTTCGACGAGCAGCGACGCCTGCGTGCGGACGAGCTGCACGTGGCGTTCGGCGGTCCGCGCGTCGACGAGGCGGCCTACCCCGGCTGGCTCGCGGTCTTCTGGGGCGCCTTCGAGCGCGCCTGGGCCGCACACGACGACGTCGCCGCCGCGCTCAGTGCCCTGCGCCAGGCGGGCGTGCGCGTCGGGAGCGTGACCAACGCGCGTGTCACCCTGCAGGAGTCGAAGCTGACCGCGGCCGGGATCGCGGGTGTGCCCGTCCTGGTCGGGGTCGACACCTTGGGCTTCGGCAAGCCGCGTCCCGAGGTATTCCATGAGGGGTGCCGGCTGCTGGGCAGCGACCCGGCGCGCACGGCGTACGTCGGTGACGAGCCCGACGTCGACGCCCGAGGGGCCACCGACGCCGGGCTCGTGGGCGTCTGGCTCGACCGCCCGGGTGTGCGGCGGGGCGGTGTGGACCATGCGGTGGGCGCCGGCGTGCGTCGCATCGGCGGGCTCGACGAGCTCGCGACGGTGCTCGGGATCGGCTGAGCGAGGGCGCGGGGGGTTTCGACGGGCTCAACCACCCGGGTGGGCGCGGGCGGTTTCGACGGGCTCAACCAGCGGGCGCGGCGGGGGCGGTGGTCAGCGGCGGCGGGCGACGTAGGCGCTGGTGACGTAGGGGAGGGCGACGGTCTCGCGTCCGGCCAGGTCGGGATGCGTGGCCACCAGGTCGTCGACCGCCGCGAGCAGCGCGTCGCGTTCGGCCTCAGGCAGCGTCAGCAGGTAGCTGCGTGACGCCGCCAGCGGCCGCAGCGAGGCGGTCGCGACGTCGTCGGACCACGCGAAGGTCCGGCGCTCGAGCGGCCCGAACGTGGCGCCGAGCACCGGGGCGCGCTGCTCGGGCGTCGGTTCGAGCCGGTCGCCGCGATGCAGGATCTGGCCGAAGCGCGCGACCCAGTCGCGCGTGTCGTCGCGGTCGTTCCATACGACACCGAGCGTTCCGCCCGGCCGCAAAACTCGGGCGATCTGCGTGGCGGCCGCGGCCTCGTCGAACCAGTGCCACGCCTGGCCGACGACGACGGCGTCGACGCTCGCGTCGTCGAGCGGGATGGCCTCGGCCGCGGCGAGGTGCGCCTCGACGCCGGGCAGGGCGTCGGTGAGGCGGCTCAGCATGGGCTCGGACGGCTCGACGGCGACGACGTCGAGCCCGCGCGCGACGAGCGAGGCGGTGAGCTTGCCAGTGCCGGCGGCGAGGTCGAGCACGCGGCGGGCGCCTGTCGGGACCAGGTAGTCGACGGCCGCGGCAGGGTAGTTCGGGCGGACGGCGGCGTACAGGTCGGCGCCGAGTGAGAACGAGGCGGCGCGCGTGGCGTGGTCGTGGGGGTTGGGCACAGGGGCGTGGGTCACGGCGTCGATCTTGCCCGCAGGCGCGCCCGCGCACACGCCGCGCAGGGAGGTGACGTAGGACACCAGCCCGCTGGCCGACCTCGTTTTGGTGGACAGCCCTGCGTCGGGTAATGTTCTCGGCTGTTGGCCCGGTGCGGAATCGCGGGGCTGATACCACCATGGGGTATGGTGTAATTGGCAGCACGAGTGATTCTGGTTCACTTAGTCTAGGTTCGAGTCCTGGTACCCCAGCGCAGCATCCTCGTCTGGTCACCGGCGCCGCCGGAGTCGGGTAGGATTCTCCGGCAGCCGGTCAACGACCGGCAGTCACAGGCCCCCATCGTCTAGCGGCCTAGGACGCCGCCCTCTCACGGCGGTAACGCGGGTTCAAATCCCGCTGGGGGTACGCACCGCTCATGCGGCAGGTCCGCGCGAGCGGAGTCACAGGCCCCCATCGTCTAGCGGCCTAGGACGTCGCCCTCTCACGGCGGTAACGCGGGTTCAAATCCCGCTGGGGGTACACGGTGTGAAGGCCCGGTCCATCTGGACCGGGCCTTCGTCGTCGCGGTGAGGAGTCGGAGCGCCGTCCCCGCCTCCAGGAGAGCTGGTGCACCGGCGGGCTGCGGCGTCAGCGAGGCGGGTGCGGGTCGTACGGGCGCGGGCGCTGCGACTCCTGCGGGCGATCCCATCGGGGCGTCGGGTGCGGCTGCGCAGGCGGCGTCGCCCCGGCCACCGGGATC is a window from the Xylanimonas ulmi genome containing:
- a CDS encoding HAD family hydrolase, which encodes MPEPVAAGPAVTTGPATDPAVEPVEAIVDAVLFDIDDTLVDTRGAFAEAVAAVRRAFLPHVPATREPELLAMWRDDLGGHYRAYTRGELGFDEQRRLRADELHVAFGGPRVDEAAYPGWLAVFWGAFERAWAAHDDVAAALSALRQAGVRVGSVTNARVTLQESKLTAAGIAGVPVLVGVDTLGFGKPRPEVFHEGCRLLGSDPARTAYVGDEPDVDARGATDAGLVGVWLDRPGVRRGGVDHAVGAGVRRIGGLDELATVLGIG
- a CDS encoding class I SAM-dependent methyltransferase; its protein translation is MSYVTSLRGVCAGAPAGKIDAVTHAPVPNPHDHATRAASFSLGADLYAAVRPNYPAAAVDYLVPTGARRVLDLAAGTGKLTASLVARGLDVVAVEPSEPMLSRLTDALPGVEAHLAAAEAIPLDDASVDAVVVGQAWHWFDEAAAATQIARVLRPGGTLGVVWNDRDDTRDWVARFGQILHRGDRLEPTPEQRAPVLGATFGPLERRTFAWSDDVATASLRPLAASRSYLLTLPEAERDALLAAVDDLVATHPDLAGRETVALPYVTSAYVARRR